In Syntrophorhabdaceae bacterium, one DNA window encodes the following:
- the rmuC gene encoding DNA recombination protein RmuC has product MITLTEIGALVLGLIAGSAVAWIWAASASRRSISESAAAAGSAEAVGQELRRRIEADEREKAALRVELTREQGARIEAATRLDAAEKSLEAEKRLLEGLKKEMSDTFNALSSRALKASSEDFIRVASLHLEKVIEIAKGNLGEHQAAMDGMIAPLKETLRRYEEELKAMEQGRLKAHGSLEEQLRALALSHESLQKETGNLVSALRRPEIRGRWGEMQLKRVAELSGMSAHCDFTEQCSIDTDKGRVRPDMVIHLPSDREIVVDSKVSLDAYLDAVADPTEESRAAKIVRHAQQVRAHMNRLSSKEYWSQFAKSPEFVILFIPGESFLGAALDKDPSLIEDGIQKGVIAATPTTFIALLRAIAFGWRQEQITKNAAEVSLLGKELYDRVSTMAKHFEDLGNHIRKTTDAYNKTVGSMEARILPSVRRFKDLGVTGAAEIPIIDQIDAMPRSTEGLKSENPEEGGNGE; this is encoded by the coding sequence ATGATAACCCTTACAGAGATAGGCGCCCTGGTGCTCGGTCTCATTGCGGGCTCGGCGGTCGCATGGATATGGGCCGCATCCGCCTCGCGCAGGAGCATCTCGGAATCTGCGGCCGCGGCGGGGAGCGCCGAAGCCGTCGGGCAGGAGCTGCGCCGCCGGATTGAAGCCGACGAGCGGGAAAAGGCGGCGTTAAGAGTTGAATTGACCCGCGAGCAAGGCGCGAGGATCGAAGCGGCAACGAGACTCGACGCAGCGGAAAAGAGCCTGGAAGCGGAAAAGAGGCTCCTCGAAGGGCTGAAGAAGGAGATGTCCGACACCTTCAACGCCCTTTCGTCCCGGGCGTTAAAGGCAAGCAGCGAAGACTTCATAAGGGTCGCATCCCTCCACCTGGAAAAGGTAATCGAGATCGCAAAAGGCAATCTCGGCGAGCACCAGGCCGCCATGGACGGCATGATCGCACCCCTCAAGGAGACGCTCAGGCGCTACGAAGAAGAGCTGAAGGCCATGGAGCAGGGGAGGCTCAAGGCCCACGGAAGCTTGGAAGAGCAGCTGAGGGCACTGGCGCTCAGCCACGAGAGCCTGCAGAAGGAGACGGGAAACCTCGTCTCCGCCCTCCGGAGGCCGGAGATCAGGGGCCGCTGGGGCGAGATGCAGCTTAAACGGGTGGCCGAGCTCTCCGGCATGTCCGCCCATTGCGATTTCACCGAGCAGTGCTCGATAGATACGGACAAAGGCAGGGTGAGACCCGACATGGTGATCCACCTCCCCTCGGACCGGGAAATAGTGGTAGATTCGAAAGTATCCCTCGACGCCTATCTGGACGCCGTCGCCGATCCCACGGAGGAAAGCAGGGCCGCCAAAATCGTACGACACGCCCAGCAGGTGAGGGCCCACATGAACCGCCTCTCCTCAAAAGAATACTGGAGCCAGTTCGCCAAATCCCCCGAATTCGTGATCCTCTTCATCCCGGGAGAATCCTTCCTCGGCGCGGCCCTCGACAAAGACCCGTCCTTGATAGAGGATGGCATCCAGAAAGGGGTGATCGCCGCTACACCCACCACCTTCATCGCCTTACTCAGGGCCATAGCCTTCGGCTGGAGGCAGGAGCAGATCACGAAAAACGCTGCTGAGGTGAGCCTCTTAGGGAAGGAGCTCTACGACAGGGTCTCCACCATGGCAAAACACTTCGAAGACCTGGGAAACCACATCAGAAAGACCACCGATGCGTATAATAAGACAGTAGGCTCCATGGAAGCACGCATCCTCCCGAGTGTCAGGAGATTCAAAGACCTCGGGGTCACAGGCGCGGCAGAGATACCCATAATAGACCAGATAGACGCAATGCCGAGAAGCACGGAGGGGCTCAAATCGGAGAACCCGGAGGAGGGAGGAAATGGAGAATAA
- a CDS encoding tetratricopeptide repeat protein, whose product MSFFKRVFSFGKDEEYDEAIRLFNKHQYKEAIEKFEEILKRKTSTTSLHHNLSRVYLSQAHRNLGIISFAMGNFSIALHEFQKALQFNPDYTELYHFIGVAQNNLGDFEGAIKSFTALLDIEPSNLPTRLKLGVAFHNLGMWDKVISLYRKILKHNPEYADIHYRLGLAYLGRGSMNDAIDSFENALAINPNYLQARIKASLSYAYLGKYDEALTELTAVEEKFPTYADIQYYLGILYTGCDEPEQAIAHFKRALEINPTYKNAKAKLGFLYCHLGRVSEGIKELEGARKIDPQDHDLKMTINALKSTKGPEREREGEFSGILNTVLGGERQIAQTMHEFIKHIEIGPDVSEIVSIIMSVSEEDSSLCEALIPLVQEHIDKHSNYPDLHDSLGTLYLRLGDLKEASLSFGRAVELNKNYLGARFNLFYTLKTLGKNEEALEQGQFISAKNLPYPDFYCALGEVYLALSKFDEALASVERTLALNRSYARAHMLMAQIYEKQGNHELALEELDKCVVCKPPREIQTEIKQMTARLKDSH is encoded by the coding sequence ATGAGTTTCTTCAAACGGGTATTCTCCTTCGGAAAAGACGAAGAATACGACGAGGCGATACGTCTTTTCAATAAACACCAGTACAAGGAGGCGATAGAGAAGTTCGAGGAGATCCTCAAGCGGAAAACCTCGACTACGAGCCTCCATCATAACCTGTCCCGCGTCTATCTGAGCCAGGCCCATCGGAACCTGGGGATCATCTCTTTTGCCATGGGAAACTTCTCCATTGCCCTCCATGAGTTCCAGAAGGCGCTCCAGTTCAACCCCGATTATACGGAGCTCTATCATTTCATCGGAGTGGCGCAAAATAACCTCGGCGACTTCGAAGGCGCCATCAAGAGCTTCACCGCGCTCCTCGATATCGAGCCTTCCAACCTCCCCACCAGGCTGAAGCTCGGGGTGGCCTTCCATAACCTCGGCATGTGGGACAAGGTGATCTCCCTTTACCGGAAGATCCTGAAGCATAACCCCGAATATGCGGATATCCACTACCGCCTCGGCCTTGCCTACCTGGGACGGGGTTCTATGAACGATGCCATCGATTCCTTCGAGAACGCCCTGGCAATTAATCCGAATTACCTCCAGGCCAGGATCAAGGCATCTCTGAGCTATGCCTACCTCGGAAAATATGACGAGGCCCTGACGGAGCTGACCGCGGTCGAGGAGAAATTCCCCACCTATGCGGATATCCAATACTATCTCGGCATCCTCTATACGGGCTGCGACGAGCCGGAGCAGGCGATCGCCCATTTCAAGCGCGCCCTTGAGATCAACCCCACCTATAAAAACGCAAAGGCGAAGCTCGGTTTTCTCTATTGTCACCTCGGGCGCGTATCGGAGGGCATCAAGGAGCTTGAGGGCGCCCGTAAGATCGATCCCCAGGACCATGACCTGAAGATGACGATCAATGCCCTGAAGTCGACAAAGGGCCCGGAGCGTGAAAGGGAGGGGGAGTTCTCGGGCATCCTCAACACGGTCCTGGGCGGCGAGCGGCAGATCGCCCAGACCATGCACGAATTCATCAAGCATATCGAGATCGGTCCCGATGTGTCGGAGATCGTCTCCATAATCATGAGCGTCTCAGAGGAGGACAGCTCCTTGTGCGAAGCCCTTATCCCTCTCGTGCAAGAGCACATCGACAAGCACTCCAATTACCCGGACCTTCACGACAGCCTGGGCACCCTCTACCTGAGGCTTGGCGACCTCAAGGAGGCAAGCCTCTCTTTCGGCCGGGCCGTGGAGCTCAATAAGAACTATCTCGGGGCCCGGTTCAACCTCTTCTATACGTTAAAGACCCTCGGCAAAAACGAAGAGGCCCTCGAACAAGGCCAATTCATCTCGGCAAAGAATCTGCCTTATCCGGATTTTTACTGCGCCCTGGGTGAAGTCTATCTCGCGTTGTCGAAGTTCGACGAGGCCCTCGCGAGCGTGGAGAGGACCCTCGCCCTCAACCGGAGCTATGCCCGCGCTCATATGCTCATGGCCCAGATATACGAAAAGCAGGGGAACCACGAACTGGCCCTCGAGGAGCTCGACAAGTGCGTCGTGTGCAAGCCCCCGAGGGAGATCCAGACGGAGATAAAGCAGATGACTGCCCGCCTGAAAGACAGCCACTGA
- a CDS encoding sugar transferase: MIREHERYFSPIIFFFDCLFIILSYVLSVSLYMKLLHALHPYVRFGIIGASSIYWDRYLLTLPFFFMIFVFFYQFWYRHRVLQAKKIKTMALQTAIPCLFTGLIFMAFVLVNYSFREDIWLVFAFVFFSWVFLMMDRLLVLLYIRMEQKKGRYTKYLLIAGTGERAVKAAGLFEGNPGWGFEVLGFLTNEKTEVGREISHYKVLGLVDDLPQILEKNVVDTIFFTGGTDSTTQIRNLANRCEMIGIDFVLDVSTLLAKTIGVSAEPLQDMSTILFKPLPYSPEKLFLKRVFDVTVSGILIALCTPFWIIIPLLIKRDSPGPALYIQDRIGKHGRPFKMFKFRTMVSGADKMLEKVMHLNEMDGPVFKIKEDPRHTRIGKLLRSTSLDELPQLFNVFFGTMSLVGPRPPILKEVLQYRPWQRKRLSVTQGVTCLWQVSGRNEIKFDEWMKLDLQYIENWSLTLDFKIILMTVKAVLSRKGAA, from the coding sequence ATGATACGAGAGCACGAGCGATATTTCTCCCCCATCATCTTTTTTTTCGATTGCCTCTTCATTATCCTCTCCTATGTCCTCTCCGTCTCCCTTTACATGAAGCTCCTCCATGCGCTCCATCCCTACGTGCGCTTCGGAATAATAGGGGCCAGTTCTATCTATTGGGACAGGTATCTCCTGACCCTGCCTTTCTTTTTTATGATCTTTGTCTTTTTTTACCAGTTCTGGTACCGCCACCGGGTGCTCCAGGCGAAAAAGATCAAAACTATGGCGCTTCAGACGGCGATCCCCTGCCTCTTTACGGGACTCATTTTCATGGCCTTCGTCCTGGTCAACTATTCCTTCAGAGAAGATATTTGGCTCGTTTTTGCCTTTGTCTTTTTCTCGTGGGTGTTCCTTATGATGGACAGGCTCCTCGTGCTGCTCTACATAAGAATGGAGCAGAAGAAGGGCAGGTACACGAAGTATCTTCTCATCGCGGGGACCGGTGAGCGGGCCGTGAAGGCGGCAGGTCTTTTCGAGGGAAACCCGGGTTGGGGGTTCGAGGTGCTGGGGTTCCTCACCAATGAAAAGACGGAGGTGGGCCGGGAGATCTCACATTATAAGGTCCTGGGTCTCGTGGACGACCTGCCCCAGATCCTCGAAAAAAACGTGGTCGACACGATCTTTTTCACCGGCGGGACGGACAGCACCACCCAGATACGGAACCTCGCGAACCGTTGCGAGATGATCGGGATCGATTTCGTTCTCGATGTCTCCACCCTGCTCGCCAAGACAATCGGCGTCTCCGCCGAACCCCTCCAGGACATGTCGACGATCCTGTTCAAGCCCCTGCCTTACAGCCCGGAGAAGCTGTTTCTCAAAAGGGTATTTGACGTAACCGTCTCGGGGATCCTGATTGCGCTCTGCACCCCCTTCTGGATCATCATCCCCCTGCTGATCAAACGGGATTCCCCGGGCCCCGCGCTCTACATCCAGGACAGGATCGGCAAGCACGGCAGGCCTTTCAAGATGTTTAAATTCCGCACCATGGTGAGCGGTGCGGACAAGATGCTCGAGAAGGTGATGCACCTTAACGAGATGGATGGGCCTGTCTTCAAGATCAAGGAAGACCCGCGCCATACGAGAATCGGAAAGCTCCTGAGGAGCACGAGCCTCGACGAGCTCCCCCAGCTGTTCAATGTCTTCTTCGGCACCATGAGTCTTGTGGGACCGAGGCCGCCAATCCTCAAGGAAGTCCTCCAATACAGGCCATGGCAGCGAAAGAGGCTTTCCGTGACCCAGGGCGTGACGTGTCTGTGGCAGGTGAGCGGGAGGAATGAGATAAAATTTGACGAATGGATGAAGCTGGATCTTCAGTATATTGAGAACTGGTCTTTGACTCTCGATTTCAAAATCATATTGATGACTGTGAAGGCCGTGTTATCGAGAAAAGGGGCGGCCTGA
- a CDS encoding glycosyltransferase, whose amino-acid sequence MKKENKSRPLKVAIIGTRGIPACYGGFETFAEELSLRLVERGHEVTVYGRSNIIHYPEPFYKGVRLVILPTISHKYFDTVVHTFISMLHAMFRDYQVILLCNAANSLFSFIPRLTGKKVLINVDGIERMRAKWNAVGKLWYRMGEIGACIFPNVAISDALVIEHYYKETYGKDTVFIPYGAETEKARTRAALDAFGLVPEDYFLYVSRLEPENNAHLVIKAFEKVKTEKKLVIVGDAPYSEEYIKNLKSTRDPRIIFTGFVFGDGYKELQSHAYVYIHATSVGGTHPALIESMGFGNCVIVNGTPENREVVRDAAVIFDENSETSLQEKLQMATDGGISVTEYREKARKMIEENYTWDKVTTSYEELFRKTLGKGKRK is encoded by the coding sequence TTGAAAAAAGAAAATAAGAGTCGCCCATTGAAGGTTGCCATAATAGGTACCCGCGGCATTCCGGCATGTTACGGAGGATTCGAGACTTTTGCGGAGGAGCTTTCCTTGCGTCTGGTCGAACGGGGCCACGAAGTGACCGTCTACGGGCGGTCGAACATCATACATTACCCGGAGCCCTTTTATAAGGGTGTTCGGCTCGTGATCCTTCCCACCATCAGCCACAAGTATTTCGATACCGTGGTCCATACCTTCATCTCCATGCTCCATGCCATGTTCAGGGATTACCAGGTGATCCTCCTGTGCAATGCGGCGAACAGCCTCTTTTCCTTTATCCCCCGTCTGACGGGAAAGAAAGTACTCATAAACGTGGACGGGATTGAGCGGATGAGGGCGAAATGGAATGCCGTCGGCAAGCTCTGGTACCGGATGGGAGAGATAGGGGCGTGCATTTTTCCCAATGTGGCAATTTCGGATGCCTTGGTGATCGAGCATTACTATAAAGAGACCTACGGGAAAGATACGGTCTTCATTCCCTATGGGGCAGAGACGGAGAAGGCCCGTACCAGGGCGGCTCTCGACGCCTTCGGCCTTGTCCCCGAGGACTATTTCCTCTACGTGAGCAGGCTCGAGCCTGAGAATAATGCCCATCTCGTGATCAAGGCCTTTGAGAAGGTCAAGACGGAGAAGAAGCTGGTCATCGTGGGGGACGCCCCCTACAGCGAGGAGTATATCAAGAACCTCAAATCGACGAGGGACCCGAGGATCATATTCACCGGCTTTGTCTTCGGCGACGGCTATAAGGAGCTTCAGTCACACGCCTACGTCTATATCCACGCCACCTCCGTCGGGGGGACCCATCCCGCCCTCATCGAATCGATGGGCTTCGGCAATTGCGTGATCGTCAACGGAACGCCCGAGAACAGGGAAGTGGTAAGGGATGCAGCCGTCATTTTTGACGAAAACAGCGAGACGAGCCTTCAGGAAAAACTTCAGATGGCGACGGACGGCGGGATCTCGGTGACGGAGTATCGGGAGAAGGCTCGAAAAATGATCGAGGAAAATTACACATGGGACAAGGTGACCACGTCCTATGAGGAGCTTTTCAGAAAAACGCTAGGCAAGGGAAAAAGGAAATAG